One Vicia villosa cultivar HV-30 ecotype Madison, WI linkage group LG5, Vvil1.0, whole genome shotgun sequence genomic window, ttaagacatttaaaaaaaaaaatcattgtttAAAAGAAttcttaaaaaaatcaaaataatagagACACACTTAGTAACtccattaatattaaatttattttcctaCAACATTTTCATCCATAAAATTGATCAAAGTTCGTCGCTAATGCAGTCTCAAATTCGGTCATAGTGTTTGTCCTTAACTTCGGTCATAGTGTTCGTCCTTAAAATTTAGTGTCTAGTATTTTTTTCAATTGAGAAGTATTTTCTTCCTTctttattataaacaaaatttaacttttaaatttattgattaaatgacgtatttaatttatatataatttaaatatattatttattgaatGAAAGTAAAGAGTTAAATTTACTTTATAAAATAATGGAAGGTGTAATAGTTAATATAAtcgttttttaaattttattcactTATTCGATCACTAAATGTCAGGTTTTTAATAgtgtatttaatattaattacatTCAAAATTCTCATTGATATTAGGCAGGGCCGACCCTGGGCCAGGACAACCAGACCCATAACTCaggtaaaaaattataataaataaataaattgtttagTGATTATATGTAAACTTGCAGCAGCATTAGCTCAACGGCACTTGTGATGATTTGGAACGTGAAAGTCTTCTGTTCGAGACATTGCTGTACTTTACATCCACTTATTTTTTTATGAAGGCAtgttttagcaacatgcacctcaaggtgcatttaattattttttagttaataCTTACTAAAatagacatatatatatatatatatatatatatatatatatatatatatatatatatatatatatatatatatatatatatatatatatatatatatatatatatatatatatatatatatatatatatatatatatatatatatatatatatatatatatatatatatatatatatatatatatatatatatatgaccttttcaattttttaaaataaatttggaataatatatataaattatatttaattttgattttaaaaatccatcatataataaattcatttattattaaatttatatcataaaatataatatatttttatttatttatgtttagttctattagttttttttattttataaaaaatatgttattaaattttatttgatactAATaacttaaattataaaaaatttaatatttgtcCAAAATGTCGAGACCGGTCCTAATATTAGGTCATTTCTTTCGAGTCTAAAACAATTCATATAAAAAGTATTTTAGAATGCCCCCACAAATTTATCATGTGGTAAGCATAAACGTATTAGTATTATTACATATGGCCAATTCCTTCTTGCACAAGAAAACAAGTTCAGCATCAAATCACGTTGAAGAAAAAGCACTCTTGAGTCATTATATAGAAGCTTCTGCTTCTAAATAATTCTTGGTCCATTCATCCTTGTGCAATTAGATTAGACATGAAAATTGATTAGTTTCCTTCATGACGTAcgtataataatttaatattttttcctTATCGAAACATGCATTGACTTTATAATTAGACGTAAGTATCTTGAAGATCAAGCTAGCTTTTTTAATGTGGAAAACTTTTAATCTCATTTATAAGTTtgtttaatatcaaattaattggACCGCCATTCAAATTGTTAGTTttcattattatataaataaataagtaaataaattagATGTATGATTCAAGCCGTTTGCTTGTAGGTTGATAATGATACGAGTTTTGactatttatttaattcaattattaataatagtaagataaattttaattataaaatgttaattattaatattagatTCAATTCGACGCAGGACCGGCCCAAACCATTTAGAGGCTTAaagcaaattttaattttgtgGTGGTTAAGAGTTGAACTAAATGCCAATAGGAAAAGAGACCTATATATTAACAATTCAACTACAATAATATACGTAATTCATAtatcattatatatttttgtatttaaataaaaaaaatttgagacTTTTTTAAGTCCAAACTTTTGAGGCCTAAAGTCTTAGCTTTAGCAGCTTGACTCTTGGGCCGGCCCTGATTCGACGTTGTTCAACATATTTAGTGATACTTTTGATTGTTGGagataaacattattttaaaaaaaatcttactGCTGAATTAATTTTAGGACTCTCAAGTCTCATCTACCATAAATACTACATTAgagttaaataaaaatatcaaaactcttcaCTCTCTTTTCTTTCATGTTGAAATGACTTAAATATTCCCCACTTCTTTTAGTAATTGTTACTTAATTAAGGCATTAACATTATTGAAGGTCACCTTAATAAAATCAACGGTTGTAATCTCTTTTCTTATCTCATAAAAATTAACAAGTATATTGTGAGTTACTATTGCAGTATAGATAGTTAGTGTTGTTTTATCGTCTTCACAAGAACTGATTATATGCTTTAAAGATTGGTTAATAATTTCTAAAACATTAAGGATAATTTATTAGGTATTTGATTACGGAaagtaaaataacaaaaataaaatgaactttGGTGTTCAATGTTGAAAAAATTTGTTAGAGTTAGATTTCATTGACATATTTTCACGTAACTTTACAATTAAGCCCCAGAAAAAAGATGTTGAAAATCATATGTTGTCGATTTCTCAGCCAATACTTCAACCATCAATCTTCCTCTCTATTCTTGTTCTATTGTGTTTCTCATTCTCTACTAACTAAGTATATCAAGTTCTAACAATATCTCTCTAGgatattcaatatattttttttacaagatATCAAATAAATGACCTCAACCCCTATTTATATTGGTAAGGCATGCCATTCTCACTAAGCGAGCTATGATCCTCAATTTGGGCACTTACAATTTTCCTCCTTAAAAAATTACAACTCATAAGCAAGTGGTCTTGGACATCTTAACCTCTTTTAATATGCCTCTGGCTTGCTTAGCGAGCTAGCCTGGCTTCATCCTGAAGTAACTTAACCTTAAAGCTTTATGACACACGATATCTTGTTTAGCGCGTCTGCTAGCAAGTTTTAGTTCCTTGTTGAGGTTTGTTTGGTCATTTGTTACCTATATTTGGCTTAGCGAGGTATGGTCTTTGGCTAAACAAACGTTGGTGCATGAATGgtgtgtttgttttgattttggtgCTTTCTTGGTCCTTTTTGTCTGTCTCTAATAAATACACAGTTAAAATATTCACACATACATTTTATCATATTTGTTATGATCCTCGCTATGATCTTAAAAAGTCTTAAGACTTGatcaagattttttttaaatcattttaaaatatggcaatatttttattcaaatgcAAGttcataataaatattataaacatcCATAAACTATagtacaataataaaaaaattgcttAACCAAAGTATGATTTAAAATATGCTCAGATCAAAAATTAATTATTCATCAGAATCATTATCTCAGTTGTGAATCACTCAAATGAGTTAGTGGTTTCCTCAAATATATGATCATGcatcaattataaaaaataatttgcactTCATATAATCAAAATCATACGATACACAATCAATCATGGATCACTAAGTTCTTTGTTTTAGTTGTAACGTGGTTGGGCTACATGAATCTTGATTTTTTTGGGATTCAAATGAGTTTATTAGATAAGAGAGCAATATTTGAcggtttctctttctttttcatatttataaattcttcttttGGGGTTGGTAAGTTTTgaccatttttttctttttctttttgtttttcaaaatatattctttttctttgATCACTATCACCATTTACTACttggtttatttttatttttcaaacattttcTTCCTCCCCAATTTTAACATTGTGGTACACCCTTTGAATTCTAATATTCTTCTATTAAGACAATGTATGAacattgtttttctttaaaaatcgGTTCATGgttgtaattttcaaaatcaattttttttcatgtttaaGGTTCAAAGGGGTTGTCAAATGATCCCACCCTCACAAGGTAGGATTTTTGGTAAAGtatcttttatttaataaataaacaatattttGATAATATCCATGACATTATATCCATCAAGTAATAGCAAGAATGATACAAAATTATGATAGTTAGAATGCATGTCCATTTTCACTCGTTTATGTCAAACATGAGTTCTGCATTCATCTGACTTTATTTATGCTTATGTTTCTTGACTTTAATTGACATGTTTTCCCTAAACAAGTAGTAAAGTAAAACTTTGAATTGAACAACTAATTCATGATCAtgctattaatttaaaaataatcacaATATTAATTATGAATGAAGCATTAAAAAGAACAAACCTTTTATCATGACTTCATTCTTGATTTTCTCTTTATGTTAAGCTTTTACTCATAtgcatttgattttttcaaatcaTTTGAACAATTTGAGGACAAATAACTTTCGacaaaactttttaaaattttgaacaaTAAGTACTCATATATTTAAAACTTGATTATGTTAAATAAATAACTGGAAGTAAATTGGAAAGTAAATATCACGGGTTTTGACGAGTTTTAGTCGCAACATCCATTTCTTCTGAAAAATTTGACCTATCCTCGAGCTATCATGTGAAACTTGGGATATGAATCAAAATTCTACTTCTAGGGCCTATAATTTTTGCTTAACGAAAATAATATTTCATTGGGCGAGCTATGTTAGTTAAATcttcatttaaaaatgaatgtTCTCGCCTAGCAAAATATCTACAAAATGGTCAAAACCTCTTTCATCGTGtttaagtttatatatatatatatatatatatatatatatatatatatatatatatatatatatatatatatatatatatatatatatatatatatataaaataaatttaaagcaGGACAATTTTGTTGTCTACCAATAAACCATTGTTTAACATCGTTAACTCAGATATTTGTGTTAAAGttcgttaatatatatatatatatatatatatatatatatttttttttttctattctcTCTCATGAATTTGAAATAGGtaaaaaatttcttcaaattgagagtgtctgaaaattttaaatatggaTTTTTTTAGTTGAAGCCGATGTGTCaaacatattttaaatatgtggatttttttcccactttttcctcttttcttcctTGAACTTTTGTATGTGCTTTTTCACTTTTCTTCTCACTTTCTTCTTTTATTCTAAATATGAATATGTTGTGTATTTTAGActctaactagtaacaaacccgtgcgttcgcacgggttctggtacgggacgcgcatttgtttcaaatgtatattttttattagaaaaatattttgtacatgtgaaaaataataattaaatgtatagaaaaatatctggtatccgtgaaaaaataataattgaatgtaaagAAAAATGTCTTATAtctgtgaaaaaaataataatgaatgcATAGAAAAAAATTTGGTATctgtgaaaaaataaaaattgattgtttagaaaaatgtctggtacccgtaaaaaaaaataattgaatgtttaaaaaaaatgtggtacccgtgaaaaaataataactgaatgtataaaaaaatgtctggtacccgtgaaaataataataattgaatttttagaaaaatgtatGGTAATTATACACATAGAAAAGttcggtacccgtgaaaaaataataattgaatatttagaaaaatgtctggtacccgtgaaaaaataataatctaaatatatagaaaaatgtcggatatccgtaaaaaaataattaaatatatagaaaactgtctagtacccgtaaaaaaataataattgaatgtatagaaaagagTCTGGTAcatgtgaaaaaaataataattgaatgcataGAAAAAATTTCAGTAcctatgaaaaaataataattgattgtttagaaaaatgtttggtacccgtaaaaaaataataattgaatgtttaaaaaaatgtctgatacccatgaaaaaataataactgaatgtatagaaaaatgtctggtgcccgtgaaaaaaataataattgaatgtttagaaaaatgtctggtacctatgaaaaaataataattaaatatatagaaaaatgttcggtacttgtgaaaaaataataattgaatgtttagaaaaatatctgatacccgtgaaaaaataataatctaaatatatagaaaaatgtacGATAACCTTACAAAAGTAATAGTCAGCCGTATAAAAAAACATCTAGTACCCATAAAACTGAAATAAATTGGATAACTGTTGAGTCCTATCTGCTAatgatttttatgcaaatgtttttaaaaataaaaaataaaaaaatgaaatttaaaaataactttAGTAGGGGAAGAAAAAGTagccttttgaaatttggatttttttttttgaaaagtagcaTGCATTGGAACATTGGGAAGTAGGAAGAGTTGCATGCATCTAATAGAAGTGTCAAAATTTTGAAAAGGCAAAAATTATTCTCTCTCCAACATGATTTTCGGTACACTctctttcaataaaaaaattatataatagtaAATTAATGGGATAAATGATCATTGAAAGGAGATCAAATAAGAATATGGAAAAAAATCTCTTTCCTCTCATAATAAATTAATGGGATAATAGCTTATGTAATGATGTTATATGACGATATGTAAAAAATATGGTGCAGAAAAGTTTTGTCTTCCCAAGAAATTTTGTGCAAAAAATCTAGTGCAAATCATGAAGTAGGTGAAGAAAATAGGAATGAacaatggagaaatgaaaaaaagAGAGAGCGTGTGGAGTCTAACTATAGACAGTGTAAAACTATAGACTTGATAGGTTAGTCAAGATACATAATTTTTTCCATCTCTTTCTATAAAATGGACATACTTTTTGTAGTGTAATTATCTAAAAACTTGGCATTGGTAAAAATATatctatttaaaatttgaaagctaattgtttaagtttttaaaaataattattgttaagaaaaatatttaaacacATACTTTGTAAAAAATAATCGTCAccgtttttcataaaaaataactatggtttaaaatatataaaaaaaaagtcagTAGTACAAGTGGcataagttttatttttattttctttaattgtaaaaaaaatataaaaacctgagaATTTTGCACGGATTTTGATATGATTATTCGTGCGTTCACATCGTACTGATGTGTTACCCGTGCGATCGAAATCCAAAATtattttacatcaataatatatattttaactttCTATATATTATATCAGTGCGTTCACGCGGATTTTAATATGGTTACCCGTGTATTTACACGTTACTGGTGTGTTACCAGTGCGTCCTCACGAATGGCCACTGGTGTGATctcattaatatatataaataatattaacttTGTTAGAGGTAATTGAATATTTTTATACTATTTAACAGTATATAtactaattaaattatattctagtataatatattaattataggtaaagtatatattattttcaattaaaaaatatgatTAGTATAATAGTAGTTTAGTCCCTAGTAGTTTAATCTAAGAGATGCTGCTTCACCAATATCAAAATTTAGCATACACTCCAAGTCTCTTTACTTTTGAATTACACTCCAAGTGCAAAGAAATAAATATAAGAGAGAATAGGACAAAGTGTTGAATTATCAGAACAGATAAAAGTAACTTCCATCCAAGCTCCTTCAACTTTTTATTATTGGAAATTTGTATCATGGCACACATGGCAACATCAGCAGCATTACCCTGTTGCATTTTACAAATCAGAAATCCATAGAGAAAAATCTGTATGTATGAATGAATCCCTGTTGCATTTTACAAATCAGAAATCCATAGAGAAAAATCTGTATGTATGAATGAATGCGATTATGTGACGTTAAATACAATTAAACcatgatattttatttaaaacactATTTGCACTATCACCTTGATAGAAACTTTGGAATATGATGATGCATTTATAAGTGAGTTTTGAAAACGTTATTTCACTATTCCTTGTTCTCTATGTTAGATTAACCTTAATGTGATTCTCAAGTGTTATCCGAAAGAATTACGAACCTGCACTGGAGTATTAATAGCAGCACGCTCAATGTGACCTTTCTGATAGGTATTACCTTGGGCCATCAAAGGGAATTTCCGGGCTCGCCCTAGCAATGTGTAGACACAATGAAACTTACGAGCTTCTTTTTTACGTTCCTCTTGCCATTGCAAAACTTCTTTTCTGTCATTGTACCAAAGGTCAACTGTTTTCTTAGTTTCTTTCACAGAAacctaaaagaaagaaaaaaaacatgtgaATTTTTCTCGACAATGAAATAATAAATCATGGACACTCGTCAGCATAATAAATCTCTCATAATACGTAATAGAACTCAGTGTACCCTCCAATCCTTAGATAGGCCCACTGGAGTTTTCCCATATGCAATTGAGAAGTTAAGCATTTTAGCTTTTCTTCTTTCAGAACCAAACGCATCCTAAAATGGAAGGGGGAAAACACAAATAGAGTCATGAACAAATTATGAAAAAGGTGTTTGCAATGCTAAACCAACAAATCATGCTTCTATACCTTTAATAGAGGAAGTGGGGGCTTATCTTCACCAGGCTGAGGATCCCACTCGAGAAGCACTTCCTTTTTCTCAAGTGCTTCACGAATATATGGATACATATTCATAGCAGTCCTTGAATGGAAATCTCCACCGGCTTTAAAAGCATCCATCATGCTCTTACAGTTGGCAAGATGCGTGAGAATCCTAAGTTCCAGCTGCAACAATACATAACACTGTTAACCGATTAAAATTTCTAGAGAATATTCCAAATAGATACAAAATATGAACAACTAACCTGTCCATAATCAGCAACTATAAGAGAATTCCCTGGTGCAGCGATGAATGCTTGACGGATTTTGTATCGGTCTTTTTCCAAAGCAGGTTGATTCTAATTCATGCACATAGATAAAGGTCAATGATCAAATGAATAGTGCTTTAAGAAATTTCAGGTTCACAACTACCACCATTAAAAGGAAATATCCTAATAGAGAAAATTTCTTATAAATCAAACAAATTAGAATACCTACAGATTTGGCCTTCTAGCTGACAAGCGTCCTGTCTCTGTGTTGATATTTAAGGAGCAATGAACACGGTTATCCTTTCCTGATATATTATGTCCCTGACATAAAGAAACTATGAAGCTGACATAGAGCATGGTATAAAGaacttcaaagttaaaaaaaagaaGCAATGGCATGGCAAGCTTCTCTCCCTTCTTTCTCTGTTGGAAAAGCAGCAAAGGCTGTTCCATATGCAGAATTATCATCTTTTGGAACCTCAATATGATTTTGAGAATGATTTCCATGCTCGTCGTCAAGATCCAAGTTACAAACCTCATCGGTAAAATCAAAATCAGAAAAAAAGTTTCCAGCCAGGTGAAAAGAGACAAAAGGATgtagaatttaaaattttaataatcagCCGTAGAAAACACTCCAAACCTGTAGCAAAAACCAGAAAACACAAAACAGCAACAACCATACTCAAGCCACTAAACCACACTCAAGCCAAAATACCATTCAACCACTTACTATGCATATTCGTACATGAAAAAAACAAACCATATCAGAACTGCAGCCCTGCATAAAGCTCAACCGAAACGAATAACAACTGGTTCCCATAAAAACCGAGCTAGTTCAGACCTGCAAAATGCCATGACGGTTTATCATTGATATACAATATGCAGGATAAACCAATATGTTAATTAGAACTACATACACTGTATAGAGTCAACTCCCTTTGGCCTCCTTTTTCCTTTGTTTCCTTCAATATCGAACACTCTGTTTTTCTTCAAATCATTAATCAAACCTGCATGAGTGAAACCAAATTGCCATCAATGACTCACCCATAACACCTCAATATCCTACTTGAAACCCAATCCAGAATTCAATCAACCATATTTACATTCAGAACAATATTCAAAATAGTTTACATTATCATTCAAGCCATACAATAACTCTGCATTAATTCAGAAGATAAGAGAGAAAAATTAAGAGTCTACGCACCTTCACCTTGTTATAACAGGTTACATCACCGACTCGAACCGCCACTTCCCACAAAATTCTACTAACCATTCCGCATAACCACCACAAAAAGTTCCTGCAGAAAACAAAACCAAACAGAAACCAAAAGCCGGTTCAGCGAAACTAAAGAGTCTTTGTACCAAGATTCATAacccaaaaatctaacaatgaatattaTAGAACAACAAAACATTGGTTGGAACTTTAAACATACCATATTGAAAAAGAACTTGCAACCGAGATCTCTGAAACCCTAATCCCATGGAAGGGTCGGATCTGGAAAAAAAAGTCCTGTTAATGAGAATTGACAATGGATAAGGAAAAGAGATCAAGAACAAAAACCAGAAATACCTCACCCGAGATTCAGAATCGCATCTTTCGTCATCAtcttcatagatcttcaacaaATTTAACCCATTCATCCAAAATCGTTCACAATCACACTCGTCGTCGGAAACCCGTTTTCCCCACCACCAAACTAATCGCCGGTAACCCGTTTAAAGATGGATGAAGATGGAAGCTGGCGCAGATTTCAAATCGCCCGTGAGTTGGAGAAAGAGGAAAAAGATTGAGGTAGATAGAAAGAGAGTAACAAAACCTAAtgaaaagactttgagaaagacTTTGAGTATGGCAGAGGTTATAATTGTGTTTACCAAGAAACATAGCAATATAaaatgattattattatattcaaaaattttgaaaagattttctttGGCTTGTTTTGAAATCAGACTCGGTGGTATAAAAAAGGAGAGCAAGTAAGGTGTCCATGTGGCAGCTTGGGGAAGCAAAGGGGCAGAAACGTACTTTCCAGATCagttaactttcttatattgtagattaaaGTGTTTTATATACTTGTTCTTGAGAGGAAGAAGTTATGAGAAATATCATGACTATTGATAGTCTTCTAGATTCTCGATGTTTTCAGTATGTTTTTTTTATCTCAAGACTTTAGACCTTTCAAATAATTACTtttcatataaaaatatatattatttttattttactacaaaacttataaaaaataatttaagtaaAATGTTTTATTATTAATCAAACTGGGTCTTGTATTTCTtttaaaaagtatttaaaaaaccttttttttttgtaatgaccg contains:
- the LOC131603713 gene encoding DNA polymerase I A, chloroplastic/mitochondrial-like → MMDAFKAGGDFHSRTAMNMYPYIREALEKKEVLLEWDPQPGEDKPPLPLLKDAFGSERRKAKMLNFSIAYGKTPVGLSKDWRVSVKETKKTVDLWYNDRKEVLQWQEERKKEARKFHCVYTLLGRARKFPLMAQGNTYQKGHIERAAINTPVQGNAADVAMCAMIQISNNKKLKELGWKLLLSVLIIQHFVLFSLIFISLHLECNSKVKRLGVYAKF